In Terriglobales bacterium, the genomic stretch AATGTCTTTCGTGATGATTTCGTCGATAACAGCAAACGAGACTTTCGCGTGCCAGTCGCTAATGACGGGAAAGCATTTCATCACTCGCTTCGCACCACCTGGAGTACCGTCTGCAGGTACGAAGCGCCACTCGCCACGTACCGCAGACTTCTTAACCGGCAGTACAACAGCCGACTCAACCATAACGCCGGAGTTAACGTGCTTGGTGAAGGTTGCGTTTCGCTTCCCGGGAATCTTCTTGCCTTCGTACTTCGCGGCAGCGTCGAGCGCGTTCTTGAGGGCAAACAAAGGAATCAACACGTTTCCCCGGGCGTCGGTATGTAGGCGTTCCCGCCAAGTGCGCTCTTCGTAGTCCTGGTCCGATTCGCGATCGCGCTTCGGGGTCCCGTGGTACCTCGAAAATGAGATCGGTGAAGTGCTCTTCAGGTGCGCGATGTATCGTTTCATTTTTGCCTTCTCTTTCGATTGCCGGCTTTTTGAACCAACCTCACTAGCGTTTTCGGCGCGGGTGAGATCTTGGGCGTAGTCCTACGCGTGCGTTTCTCAACAGGCGCGATTGCTACCTCGCAGATTTCCCTCATTGGGTACGCCGGTTGCCGCCGCAACATCGTCGTCGGCTCATAGCGAAACTCTGCCGGTGCACTCGCAACCATCGGAAAGATTCGCTTCGAGTGTGCGACCCGCCGGACCTGCTCCATCTGCTCCCACAGGTCCGCAGGCGGTACGGGCTTGCTAGACAATGTCGCAGTGAGCGCGAAGTGTTGTTCCACGTCAGCGTCACACTCGAATTGTGATTTGCGTTTCATCGTCTCGCCAGTCGCTTGCCAATGGTAAGTTTGTTCACTTTCGGGCTCGGGAGCTGGTACAGCAGCTTCGTAAATCCGATCGGATCCATCCCATCTCTCTTCGCCTGAGGATTCACATGAAAAATCAACGCACCAATATCAGGCATCAGTTTGTAAGCACTGCGATGACGTGCAAAGCGTGTCTGCAGCTGCCAACAAGGACAAATAAACGCATGCCGGTTTGTGTGTTCGAGATGAAAGTAGTAATGGACGTGCGAGCGAACGATCAGATCGGCCGCGATTGACTGTCCTTTGCTCGCGGTGATCTGGCACCACAGAGCTTCGGCGTCGAGACCGCCCGAGCGCGTAAACCCTGCGCCGCCGCCCACATGATGCGCGAAGTTCAGCACGGTTCCGCCAACATCGAGGTCCAGTACTTCTTTGCAGTGCCTTCCGGCGTGATGCGAATCAATCGTGGCGCCTTGCACACGTGCCGCGATCGACTCCAGTTCCTCTGCACCGCGGCCTTCGTGATATTCGGTGCCTTGCACAAAGTAGAAGGGCACCTCACGTCCGGCGTTCTTCTCCAGCCAATTCCGAAGGTCGCGCATCACGAAGACTGCGGCAGCTTCCTGATCGTTCGGTGCGACCAATGTCAGTTCGCCCGCCTTTTGTTTCGCCTGCCGACCTTCGATCAAGTCACCGTTCACCACTACGGTGTCAATGCTGAACCTGGCTGCCTTCTGTTTCATGTCCTGCCAACATTCCCAAAGATATTTCTGGCCTTCGTTTTGTGGCTTCTCAGCACCGTCGCAACTAACGAAATCAGGGGGCAGAAGTCCGTACATTGAACCTACGTGCACATCGCCGATCACCAGAATGTTCCTGGTGCCGGTCAGGGGCGGCGACTGATTCGAAGCCTTGTGCCGCGCCCCCGACTTGGTTTGGATACGTGCCATCTGCTGCCTCTCTACGCCCACGCGCGAAGTCCAGCCTGCTTGCACGCACGAACCCGCTGGCGTGATACACGGTGGGGAAGTCGGACGAAACAGCCGTTGTTATCGGTGTAGCCCCGATGCATGCGATACAAACAGTTCCTCAACGAGTGGAATGGATCACCCGGGTTGTTCTTGTCGATCCGCCCGATTGAGTGAGCGATCGCTGCGATCGTCATTCCTTTAGCCCACATCCGTGCGATCTTGTCCTTTGGGAAGCGCTGGCGCTTGATTTTCGAATTCCGTGTGGCACCCTTCTTTTTCGTATTCCTCATGCTGAGCCTCTCGGTGTGATGTCACGTAAAGTGCTATTATATCACTCTACGTGCTGTTAACAAGTATACAGACGCTACGGTCAAATTCGCTACTTTGTAACCGCTGCGAATTCAGACACTTAGGGATTTGTTTGAGAGGCGAACGCAGCGCCGGTTCGGAATGGCCTAAAGTGCGGGGTGTCTGGAGGTGTCTACGTCGTCGGTCTTTTCTTTAGAACTTGCTCAGCTCTATCTTTCACAGCCCGGGCGACGAAGGCGCTGATGTTCTCGCCGAGATGCTCCGCGGCGTTGGTAACAAGTTCGTGAGTCGGTCCGTCCAGGTATCCGACAACACGATGCGGGAAGCCCTTACGTGGCCTGCGGCGTTTTCCGGGGCTTCCTTTCTTTGGCATGCTCTGATTCTAGTAGGGTTCGCGCGGGTCTCCATTGTCTGAACGCAAGAGAATCACATTGGTACACCACACGTGCTAATCCAAAGGCCGCTTTCACAAGCGTCTAACCAGCTCATAATCAGCAACTTACGTCGGCAGCGCTGGCCGAAGCACCGCGCTTGTGCCCAAACTATATCCCGGCGCATCTAAGTAGATGACCGCAAAAGTTCGTGCAGCCGCTGCGACA encodes the following:
- a CDS encoding DUF1778 domain-containing protein; protein product: MPKKGSPGKRRRPRKGFPHRVVGYLDGPTHELVTNAAEHLGENISAFVARAVKDRAEQVLKKRPTT